Proteins co-encoded in one Pseudoalteromonas sp. MEBiC 03607 genomic window:
- a CDS encoding DUF2878 domain-containing protein, translating into MALRSIINFVLFQGVWFSALLLERDAVIPASFIICLMLFLSEQRKQDILLLACGLPIALGYEWLASGFELINYKVSPLPLWLAFLWAALLLTVNTSMHFLQKLPWYFAWLVCLAFAPASYYAGIRFGVLSTDLTVVSFWLYYGVGWATMFVCIITYNKRFLAAK; encoded by the coding sequence ATGGCATTGCGCTCGATTATTAATTTCGTGTTGTTTCAAGGAGTATGGTTTAGTGCCTTACTCCTTGAGCGCGATGCGGTAATCCCCGCCTCTTTTATTATTTGTTTAATGCTTTTTTTATCAGAGCAACGCAAGCAAGACATACTGCTTTTAGCATGTGGGCTACCAATTGCGCTGGGCTATGAATGGCTTGCAAGTGGTTTTGAGCTAATTAATTATAAAGTATCTCCATTGCCTCTGTGGCTCGCTTTTCTTTGGGCTGCACTATTACTCACCGTTAATACGTCTATGCATTTTTTGCAAAAGCTTCCTTGGTATTTCGCTTGGTTGGTTTGTTTAGCCTTTGCTCCGGCTAGCTATTATGCAGGTATACGATTTGGCGTATTAAGCACAGATCTGACTGTTGTGAGTTTTTGGCTGTATTACGGTGTAGGCTGGGCAACGATGTTTGTATGCATTATTACCTATAATAAGCGTTTTTTAGCCGCTAAATGA
- a CDS encoding chalcone isomerase family protein, which translates to MKQFMTIAAFMCSLFMADVAANGFKTVGQAKMEYLFWDVYNAKLETPNGTYTFGQHPSKLTLTYLRDFKAKDIVKATNEQWQHLGLDEMVGAYDKQLLDLWPDISKNDSLTFQTNEQAIGTFYFNGKPLGQINDDKFADNFLAIWLSAETSEPSLRKQLIGGKHD; encoded by the coding sequence ATGAAACAGTTTATGACTATAGCGGCATTTATGTGCTCATTGTTTATGGCAGATGTTGCTGCAAATGGTTTTAAAACCGTTGGCCAAGCTAAAATGGAGTATTTATTTTGGGATGTTTATAACGCCAAACTTGAAACTCCCAACGGCACTTACACATTCGGTCAACACCCTAGTAAATTAACACTTACCTATTTGCGTGATTTTAAAGCCAAAGACATTGTTAAAGCCACTAACGAGCAATGGCAGCATTTAGGCTTGGATGAAATGGTAGGGGCTTACGACAAACAACTGTTGGACTTATGGCCTGATATTTCTAAAAACGATTCATTAACGTTTCAAACAAATGAGCAGGCAATAGGGACCTTTTACTTTAATGGCAAGCCACTTGGACAGATAAATGATGACAAGTTTGCCGATAACTTTTTAGCAATCTGGCTAAGCGCAGAGACTTCTGAGCCATCACTACGCAAACAGCTTATTGGAGGGAAACATGATTAA
- a CDS encoding DUF3833 domain-containing protein, with protein sequence MIKLKAILILAMVMLITSCSAPDVDYYRGTEPEFNFKQFFSGELKAYGVVQDHKGELTRKLVVDMQASWDGNKGVIDEQFVYDDGETQTRVWYITINDDGSITGTASDVIGEAEGESNGSVFHWTYSVELPYDDSTLVVNFDDWMYLVTQSRLINRTAIDKFGIEVGEVTLVIEKIE encoded by the coding sequence ATGATTAAACTCAAAGCAATTCTTATTTTAGCTATGGTAATGTTAATTACCAGCTGCTCTGCGCCCGATGTTGATTATTATCGAGGTACAGAACCTGAATTTAACTTTAAGCAGTTTTTTAGTGGTGAGCTAAAAGCCTATGGGGTAGTACAGGACCACAAAGGCGAATTAACTCGTAAGCTGGTAGTCGACATGCAAGCAAGCTGGGATGGCAACAAAGGCGTGATTGACGAGCAATTTGTTTATGATGACGGTGAAACGCAAACACGTGTTTGGTACATCACCATTAATGATGATGGCAGTATAACAGGTACAGCGTCAGATGTTATTGGCGAAGCAGAAGGTGAAAGTAATGGCAGTGTGTTCCATTGGACATATTCTGTCGAGCTTCCATATGATGATAGTACTTTAGTGGTAAATTTCGATGATTGGATGTACTTGGTAACACAATCACGCTTGATAAACCGCACTGCTATTGATAAGTTTGGCATCGAGGTCGGGGAAGTAACCTTAGTTATCGAGAAAATCGAGTAA
- a CDS encoding HU family DNA-binding protein, with protein MNKAQLVEKIATDAEISKAAATRALDAFTGAVTNSLKEGNSVALVGFGTFSVKERAARTGRNPQTGAEIQIAAATIPSFKAGKGLKDQVNP; from the coding sequence ATGAATAAAGCTCAATTAGTTGAAAAAATTGCTACTGATGCAGAAATCTCAAAAGCGGCAGCAACGCGTGCACTAGATGCATTCACTGGCGCAGTTACTAATTCTCTTAAAGAAGGTAACTCAGTAGCATTAGTTGGTTTCGGTACTTTCTCAGTAAAAGAGCGTGCAGCGCGTACTGGCCGTAACCCACAAACTGGTGCAGAAATCCAAATCGCAGCAGCAACTATCCCAAGCTTTAAAGCGGGTAAAGGTCTTAAAGACCAAGTTAATCCATAA
- the ilvN gene encoding acetolactate synthase small subunit: MRRILSILLENEPGSLSRIVGLFSQRAYNIDSLTVGTTDDHSLSRITITTMGDDRIVEQITKQVNKLVDVLKIIDLTEMAHIERELLLVKVFAQDENTRAAVTRVVDVFQGAILDMGRHSYTLQLVASTEKVESFLDTLRHESDLIEVVRSGAVGIGRGDKALKA, encoded by the coding sequence ATGCGCCGTATTTTATCAATCTTATTAGAAAACGAACCTGGTTCACTATCGCGCATTGTTGGCTTATTTTCACAACGCGCTTATAACATCGACAGTTTGACTGTTGGTACGACTGACGATCATTCATTATCACGAATTACCATTACCACCATGGGTGATGATCGTATTGTTGAGCAAATCACCAAGCAAGTTAATAAGCTAGTCGATGTACTAAAAATTATCGATCTAACTGAGATGGCACATATTGAGCGTGAACTGTTATTAGTTAAAGTATTCGCACAAGATGAGAATACACGTGCTGCTGTTACACGAGTTGTTGATGTATTCCAAGGGGCTATCTTAGATATGGGCCGTCATAGCTATACTCTGCAGCTTGTAGCGAGCACAGAGAAGGTTGAATCCTTCCTTGATACATTACGTCATGAAAGTGATTTGATTGAAGTAGTTCGCTCTGGCGCGGTTGGTATTGGTCGTGGTGATAAAGCGTTAAAGGCATAA
- a CDS encoding acetolactate synthase 3 large subunit, giving the protein MSTTEYNGSELVVRALKELNVKYIFGYPGGSVLDLYDALFQQEDIEHILVRHEQAATHMADGYARATGDVGVVLATSGPGATNCITGIATAYMDSIPMVVLSGQVPTGLIGDDAFQETDIVGCSRPIVKHSYNCRSAKDIPTILAKAFYLASTGRPGPVVVELPKDMLNPELKFPFEFPKTTELRTYNPNTKGHSKQIRKAVTAILEAKKLVIYSGGGIILSNTSEQLTHLVESLNAPITNTLMGLGGISGTHPNFIGMLGMHGSLEANKAMANADVILALGARFDDRVTNNVKKFCPNATIVHVDVDPTSISKTIKAHIPVVGCLKTVLEQLQAAIDKSSISIDRSAQEDWWRQIISWREQKCLSYSTDGDKIKPQAVIEAIYKATNGDAYISSDVGQHQMFAAQYYPFKHPRQWINSGGLGTMGFGLPAAMGVKLAFPDKESICVTGDGSIQMNIQELSTCLQYNLAVKVVSLNNRSLGMVRQWQDMMYSGRHSSSYMESLPDFVKLVESYGHVGIRVDHIDELQPAIEKAMSINDRLVFLDICVDEKEHVYPMQIKLGAVDDMWLRKGVKA; this is encoded by the coding sequence ATGAGTACAACAGAATACAATGGATCCGAACTAGTTGTTCGGGCACTTAAAGAATTGAATGTAAAGTATATTTTTGGTTACCCTGGTGGTTCTGTACTTGATTTATACGACGCATTATTTCAGCAAGAAGATATTGAGCATATTTTAGTTCGACATGAGCAAGCCGCAACACATATGGCCGATGGCTATGCCAGAGCAACAGGTGACGTTGGTGTTGTTCTTGCCACCTCAGGTCCGGGTGCAACAAACTGTATTACCGGTATTGCAACCGCTTATATGGACTCTATTCCTATGGTGGTGCTTTCTGGGCAAGTGCCTACAGGTTTAATTGGTGACGATGCTTTCCAAGAAACAGATATTGTTGGTTGTTCTCGTCCAATCGTTAAACACAGTTACAACTGTCGCAGCGCTAAAGATATCCCTACTATTTTAGCTAAAGCATTTTACTTAGCGAGCACCGGACGCCCAGGCCCAGTTGTGGTTGAATTACCAAAGGATATGTTAAACCCTGAGCTTAAATTTCCTTTTGAGTTTCCAAAAACCACTGAACTACGTACTTATAATCCAAATACCAAAGGTCATTCAAAACAAATTCGTAAAGCTGTCACAGCAATTTTAGAAGCGAAGAAATTAGTGATCTATTCTGGTGGCGGTATTATTTTATCAAACACCTCTGAGCAACTAACGCACTTGGTTGAATCATTAAACGCACCAATCACTAACACCTTAATGGGCCTAGGCGGTATCAGCGGTACCCACCCTAACTTTATTGGCATGTTAGGAATGCATGGTAGCCTTGAGGCAAATAAAGCCATGGCGAACGCGGATGTGATCTTAGCGCTAGGTGCACGATTTGATGATCGGGTTACGAATAACGTTAAAAAATTCTGCCCAAATGCAACCATAGTACATGTTGATGTCGATCCAACTTCAATCTCTAAAACAATTAAAGCGCATATCCCGGTTGTTGGCTGCTTAAAGACCGTACTCGAACAATTACAAGCGGCTATTGATAAGAGCTCAATATCGATAGACCGTTCTGCGCAAGAAGATTGGTGGCGACAAATCATCAGCTGGCGTGAGCAAAAATGCCTTAGCTACAGCACAGATGGCGATAAAATCAAACCACAAGCAGTTATCGAGGCAATTTACAAAGCAACCAATGGCGATGCTTACATCAGCTCTGACGTAGGCCAGCATCAAATGTTTGCAGCTCAATATTATCCATTTAAACATCCTCGCCAATGGATTAATTCTGGTGGTTTAGGCACCATGGGCTTTGGTCTACCAGCGGCAATGGGTGTTAAGCTTGCCTTCCCTGATAAAGAGTCAATCTGTGTAACTGGTGATGGTTCAATCCAAATGAACATTCAAGAGCTATCAACATGCTTACAATACAATTTAGCAGTAAAGGTTGTGTCGTTGAATAACCGCTCATTAGGCATGGTACGTCAATGGCAGGATATGATGTATTCAGGACGTCACTCATCTTCTTACATGGAATCACTTCCTGATTTCGTAAAATTAGTAGAAAGCTATGGCCATGTAGGTATTCGCGTTGATCATATTGATGAACTACAGCCTGCTATTGAAAAAGCCATGTCTATAAACGACAGACTGGTATTTTTAGATATCTGTGTTGATGAAAAAGAACATGTTTACCCAATGCAAATTAAGCTAGGGGCTGTAGATGATATGTGGTTACGTAAAGGAGTAAAAGCATAA
- a CDS encoding transposase, giving the protein MATPRRNLISVSNTPYYHCISRCVRRAFLCGHDPLTGRSYEHRRDWVEKKLLQLGRIFCIDICAYAVMSNHTHLVLHIDIAKAKRLSNKAILIRWHKVFNSTFLCQRFLNGELLTQAELSAVNDRVNLYRERLSSISWFMRVLNESIARKANQEDDCKGRFWEGRFKSQALLDDAALAACLAYVDLNPVRAKAANLPEQSDYTSIKSRIESAQKAKQPKTLMRFAGKLRKHMPKGLPFELKTYLQLIDWTGHSIREGKPGVIPLDAAPILERLNICSDNWLTLTTSFTRSFKNTAGKEQAITAYANNMKRKRRSSITTSLALFA; this is encoded by the coding sequence ATGGCAACCCCTCGCAGAAACTTAATTAGCGTTTCAAACACACCCTATTATCACTGTATTTCACGCTGCGTTCGTCGCGCTTTTTTGTGTGGGCATGATCCACTAACAGGCCGCTCATATGAACATAGGCGGGATTGGGTTGAAAAGAAACTACTTCAACTTGGTCGGATATTTTGTATAGATATTTGCGCCTACGCAGTAATGAGTAATCACACACATCTGGTTCTGCACATTGATATAGCAAAAGCGAAGCGTTTAAGTAATAAAGCTATTTTGATTAGGTGGCACAAGGTATTCAACAGTACATTCCTATGCCAACGCTTCTTAAATGGCGAATTACTAACACAAGCAGAGCTCTCGGCAGTTAATGACAGAGTTAATTTATATCGAGAAAGGCTAAGTAGTATTAGTTGGTTTATGCGTGTTCTAAATGAGAGCATCGCGCGAAAAGCGAATCAAGAAGATGATTGCAAAGGGCGCTTTTGGGAAGGTCGCTTTAAATCGCAAGCCTTGCTTGATGACGCAGCACTTGCAGCTTGCCTTGCTTATGTTGACTTGAACCCTGTGAGAGCAAAAGCAGCTAATTTACCAGAGCAATCAGACTACACCAGTATAAAATCACGTATTGAGTCAGCTCAAAAAGCAAAGCAACCGAAAACACTTATGCGCTTTGCAGGTAAACTACGCAAACATATGCCTAAAGGACTCCCATTTGAACTTAAAACCTATTTACAACTTATTGATTGGACTGGCCATTCTATAAGAGAAGGTAAACCTGGTGTAATCCCCCTAGATGCAGCACCTATATTAGAAAGATTAAATATCTGCTCTGATAATTGGCTTACACTTACCACTTCCTTTACCCGCTCATTTAAAAATACTGCAGGTAAAGAGCAAGCTATCACGGCTTATGCAAATAACATGAAACGAAAGCGAAGAAGCTCAATTACTACCAGCTTAGCTTTATTTGCTTAA
- a CDS encoding isocitrate dehydrogenase — MAKQTITVIKGDGIGPSIIDSALEILEAAGCDFDYEFVDAGLAALEKTGELLPQETIDTIARNKITLKGPLTTPVGEGFTSINVTLRKKFGLYANVRPVKSFAGTQARYDDIDIITVRENTQGMYSGLGQVVSEDGNEAEAMSKITREGAEKIVTFAYELAVREGRKKVTAVHKANILKSTSGLFLKVAREVAERYPQIESTEMIVDATCMKLVMTPDEFDVIVTTNLFGDILSDLCAGLVGGLGMAPGANIGEDAAIFEAVHGSAPDIAGKNLANPTSVILASIQMLEHLGMADTAERIRSAVADVIKTGDRTTRDLGGSHGTTDFTQAVIERL; from the coding sequence ATGGCTAAACAAACCATCACAGTGATCAAAGGCGACGGCATTGGTCCTAGCATTATTGATTCAGCACTTGAGATCCTTGAAGCTGCAGGTTGCGATTTTGATTATGAATTCGTTGATGCTGGCCTTGCTGCCCTAGAAAAAACTGGTGAGTTACTTCCGCAAGAAACAATCGACACAATTGCGCGTAACAAGATCACTTTAAAAGGCCCATTAACTACACCAGTTGGTGAAGGTTTCACTTCAATCAACGTGACTTTACGTAAAAAGTTTGGCCTATATGCTAATGTTCGTCCTGTTAAATCATTTGCAGGTACACAAGCTCGTTACGACGATATCGACATCATCACTGTTCGTGAAAACACACAAGGTATGTACTCAGGTCTTGGCCAAGTTGTATCTGAAGATGGTAACGAAGCAGAAGCAATGTCAAAAATCACCCGTGAAGGTGCAGAAAAAATCGTAACTTTTGCATACGAACTAGCAGTGCGTGAAGGCCGTAAAAAAGTAACGGCTGTTCACAAAGCTAACATCCTTAAATCAACATCTGGTTTATTCTTAAAAGTTGCACGTGAAGTAGCTGAGCGTTACCCGCAAATCGAATCAACAGAAATGATTGTTGATGCAACATGTATGAAACTAGTTATGACTCCTGATGAGTTTGATGTAATCGTTACTACAAACTTATTCGGTGATATCTTATCTGACCTATGTGCTGGTCTAGTTGGTGGTCTTGGTATGGCTCCTGGCGCAAACATTGGTGAAGATGCAGCTATCTTCGAAGCTGTACACGGTAGCGCACCAGACATCGCTGGTAAAAACCTTGCAAACCCAACTTCAGTGATCTTAGCATCAATCCAAATGCTAGAGCACCTAGGTATGGCTGACACTGCAGAGCGCATCCGCAGTGCAGTTGCAGATGTTATCAAAACAGGTGACCGCACAACGCGTGACCTTGGCGGCAGCCACGGTACGACAGACTTCACTCAAGCTGTAATTGAGCGTCTATAA
- a CDS encoding DUF3192 domain-containing protein, whose translation MFKKVFQYLVLGLGVYALIATLVITFYKDDPQAMIWQDREAFNKRYISKLSIDKPENLNAVLDYLGSPDLTYAKRVEDNVWQIIFYRTQHVKSDGITTIDECTGLLFKNGQLVLWGPSAYESYQQET comes from the coding sequence ATGTTTAAAAAGGTTTTCCAATATCTGGTGCTGGGTTTAGGTGTTTATGCACTTATCGCCACTCTTGTGATCACTTTTTATAAAGATGACCCACAAGCCATGATCTGGCAAGACCGTGAAGCTTTTAATAAACGTTACATCTCGAAACTATCTATCGATAAGCCTGAAAACTTAAACGCCGTACTTGATTACTTAGGCAGCCCAGATCTAACCTATGCTAAACGAGTCGAAGACAATGTTTGGCAAATCATTTTTTACCGCACGCAACACGTAAAATCGGATGGTATTACAACAATAGATGAGTGCACTGGCTTGCTGTTTAAAAATGGTCAATTAGTATTGTGGGGGCCAAGTGCCTATGAAAGCTATCAACAAGAAACCTAA
- the xni gene encoding flap endonuclease Xni gives MTTQLLLIDALNLIRRIYAVDSNQSHHSEEHMIKASCARVAHACKKLRQQTNATHAIAVFDGERSWRYHYYEAYKSTRSPMPDTLKQNLSLFKQAIEQTGIVVFSPNNDEADDIIATLAHKAATNNVPSTIVSTDKGFLPFLSEQIAIYDYFKKQYLEADDITQRFNVPKHRLADFWALAGDKTNDIPGVKGIGNKTAQQLVNEYESIAAAINDDELNPSVKRKLNDEMDMFVISKNLVMLRTDIHLGFSLKQLRLN, from the coding sequence GTGACAACCCAGTTACTTTTAATAGATGCGTTAAATCTTATTAGGCGCATCTATGCTGTTGATAGTAATCAGAGTCATCACAGTGAAGAACATATGATAAAAGCAAGCTGTGCCCGCGTGGCACATGCTTGTAAAAAGTTACGTCAGCAAACTAATGCTACTCACGCGATAGCTGTGTTTGATGGTGAAAGAAGCTGGCGTTATCACTACTATGAGGCGTACAAAAGCACTCGCTCACCGATGCCAGATACCCTAAAACAAAACTTATCGCTTTTTAAACAAGCCATTGAACAAACAGGCATTGTGGTGTTTTCACCTAACAATGATGAAGCTGACGATATAATTGCCACGCTGGCACATAAAGCCGCGACTAATAATGTACCTTCTACTATCGTTTCTACAGATAAAGGATTTTTACCATTTTTATCTGAGCAGATTGCTATTTATGATTACTTCAAAAAACAGTATCTTGAAGCCGACGACATTACACAGCGCTTTAATGTTCCAAAGCATCGACTCGCTGATTTTTGGGCTTTAGCTGGTGATAAAACCAATGACATACCCGGCGTGAAAGGTATTGGTAACAAAACTGCGCAGCAATTAGTAAATGAGTATGAGTCAATTGCAGCCGCAATCAACGACGATGAACTAAACCCTTCAGTAAAGCGCAAATTGAACGATGAGATGGATATGTTTGTTATTTCGAAAAATCTTGTGATGTTACGCACAGATATTCACTTAGGCTTTAGTTTAAAGCAGTTAAGGCTCAATTAA
- the ppnN gene encoding nucleotide 5'-monophosphate nucleosidase PpnN, whose product MLKQLNPTGVLDLLSQLEVDLLEQSSTSERYKLFRNCVLAVLNVGSHTDSSSEIYNKYENFDIRLLSRERGIKIELENPPESAFVDGEIITGIHEHIFSVIRDILFICQKYEKDLTEQKAITHMVFDMLRNAGALRVNSDPSMIVCWGGHSINEVEYKYTKQVGYELGLRGLNICTGCGPGAMKGPMKGATIGHAKQRITNNRYLGLTEPSIIAAEPPNPIVNELVILPDIEKRLEAFIRTAHGIIIFPGGAGTAEELLYLLGILLHPENEKQSLPVILTGPRESENYFIELCKFIEKTLGKEALEKFEVIIDDPERVGKTLKSKMAEVREYRKSQGDAYYFNWTLKIDNDFQQPFAPTHANMASLDLHLDQPTQQLAANLRRAFSGIVAGNVKDEGLQAIKQHGRFVLSGEPALMADMDKLLAAFVEQGRMKLPGSKYIPCYEIKA is encoded by the coding sequence ATGTTAAAACAACTGAATCCTACAGGTGTACTGGATTTACTATCGCAACTAGAAGTTGATCTACTCGAACAATCATCCACCAGCGAGCGCTATAAATTATTTAGGAACTGTGTGCTCGCGGTTCTTAATGTGGGCAGCCACACTGACTCAAGCTCTGAAATTTACAACAAATACGAAAATTTTGATATTCGCTTATTGAGCCGCGAACGCGGGATTAAAATTGAGCTTGAAAACCCACCCGAATCAGCCTTTGTCGATGGCGAAATTATCACTGGTATTCATGAACATATCTTCTCGGTTATTCGCGATATTCTATTTATTTGTCAAAAATACGAAAAAGATTTAACTGAGCAAAAAGCCATAACTCATATGGTGTTTGACATGCTCAGGAATGCAGGTGCGCTAAGAGTCAATAGCGATCCGAGCATGATAGTTTGCTGGGGTGGCCACTCTATAAACGAAGTCGAATACAAATACACCAAGCAAGTTGGCTATGAGCTTGGGCTTCGTGGCTTAAACATTTGTACAGGTTGTGGCCCAGGTGCAATGAAAGGCCCAATGAAAGGCGCGACGATAGGCCATGCCAAACAGCGTATTACTAATAATCGTTATTTAGGTTTAACTGAACCAAGTATTATTGCCGCTGAGCCACCTAACCCAATTGTAAACGAATTAGTGATTTTGCCTGATATCGAAAAACGTTTAGAGGCGTTTATCCGTACAGCCCATGGCATTATTATTTTCCCAGGTGGCGCGGGCACCGCAGAGGAGCTGTTATATCTTTTAGGTATTTTGCTGCACCCTGAAAACGAAAAACAATCTTTACCTGTGATCTTAACTGGCCCTAGAGAGAGTGAAAATTACTTTATTGAGCTGTGTAAATTCATTGAGAAAACGCTTGGTAAAGAGGCGCTTGAGAAGTTTGAAGTGATCATCGATGACCCAGAGCGAGTTGGCAAAACACTCAAATCAAAAATGGCTGAAGTGCGTGAATACCGCAAGAGTCAAGGTGATGCATACTACTTTAACTGGACGCTAAAAATCGATAATGATTTTCAACAGCCGTTTGCACCGACTCATGCCAATATGGCGAGTTTGGATTTACACTTAGATCAGCCGACTCAGCAACTAGCCGCTAATTTACGCCGTGCGTTTTCAGGTATTGTGGCCGGTAATGTTAAAGACGAAGGTTTGCAAGCCATCAAGCAACATGGCCGATTTGTATTAAGTGGTGAGCCTGCATTAATGGCTGATATGGATAAACTACTTGCTGCTTTTGTTGAACAAGGGCGAATGAAATTACCCGGTAGTAAGTATATTCCTTGCTATGAGATAAAAGCTTAA
- a CDS encoding GGDEF domain-containing protein has product MQQQHDVLNKKLKQAIDARTVVEDARKHQVEVLSQFAAKLSLSCKGLDIELDNRLAKFRNALKKGVNFELLTPFIDDVLGLLKQQETKQMAQQRELNKSITDAGKQLQKVQGLPDNARRTLRYLLDHELNNIQSNHDFIPLLSKLVTIYHHALQAKLAKSSQAEALIKPELASELLSLANELVLEDESAEQINIIKSKITHNDSVDDLLDSALSIITIITRNMSKERQSAQSFLISLNQTIEDLHHSIVSTSKHSESISAEYDSLNKQIEAKIKNLHTQTQQATSITSLKELVEEELKSLSDDLIAKEKLEQTERENLLASFNDINSRISHLETKLSTYKQRLNEQRFKSLLDGLTKLPNRAAFDERFNQEFQLFDLQESAVTFVVIDVDHFKSINDQYGHSAGDKTLQVIAKALQKSIRKSDFIARYGGEEFVLLMSGMSLESAAAPLEKLRKTIQSIPFKFKDKQVEITISAGATQLKKGDTPLIAFDRADEALYKAKNEGRNKVCISK; this is encoded by the coding sequence GTGCAGCAACAGCATGATGTTCTTAATAAAAAGTTAAAGCAGGCTATCGACGCACGCACAGTGGTCGAAGATGCACGCAAACATCAAGTTGAAGTGCTTTCACAGTTTGCGGCAAAACTGTCGCTCAGCTGTAAAGGGCTAGACATTGAGCTAGATAACCGTTTAGCCAAATTTAGAAACGCACTAAAAAAAGGTGTTAATTTTGAATTACTAACACCTTTCATAGATGATGTACTTGGTCTTCTAAAACAACAAGAAACCAAGCAAATGGCTCAACAACGCGAGCTTAACAAAAGCATCACTGATGCAGGTAAACAATTACAAAAAGTCCAAGGTTTACCTGATAATGCCCGTCGAACATTGCGTTATCTGCTTGACCACGAATTGAATAATATACAGTCTAATCATGACTTTATACCTTTATTGTCTAAGCTGGTTACTATTTATCACCATGCACTTCAAGCAAAGCTCGCTAAAAGTAGTCAAGCCGAGGCATTAATCAAACCTGAGTTAGCGTCTGAGCTGCTGTCTCTTGCTAATGAGCTTGTGCTCGAGGATGAAAGTGCAGAGCAAATAAATATAATTAAAAGCAAAATCACTCATAATGACAGTGTTGACGATTTACTTGATTCTGCGCTGAGTATTATCACCATCATCACGCGTAATATGAGTAAAGAGCGTCAATCTGCACAAAGCTTTTTAATCTCATTAAATCAAACTATTGAAGATTTACATCACTCTATTGTTTCAACCAGTAAACACTCAGAGTCGATTAGTGCCGAATACGATTCGCTGAACAAACAGATTGAAGCAAAAATTAAGAATCTTCATACGCAAACTCAGCAGGCTACCTCAATAACATCACTTAAAGAATTAGTAGAAGAAGAACTTAAATCTTTAAGTGATGATTTAATTGCCAAAGAAAAACTAGAGCAAACGGAGCGAGAAAACTTGCTCGCTAGCTTTAACGATATCAATAGCCGTATTAGCCATTTAGAAACTAAACTTTCAACTTATAAACAACGCTTAAATGAACAGCGATTTAAAAGTTTGCTAGATGGTTTAACAAAATTACCCAACCGCGCAGCGTTTGATGAACGGTTTAATCAAGAGTTTCAATTATTTGATCTACAAGAGTCGGCAGTGACATTTGTAGTAATTGATGTAGACCATTTTAAATCAATCAATGACCAATATGGCCACAGTGCTGGTGACAAAACATTACAAGTCATTGCTAAAGCACTACAAAAATCAATACGTAAATCAGACTTTATTGCCCGTTACGGTGGCGAAGAGTTTGTGTTACTAATGAGCGGTATGTCACTTGAAAGTGCAGCAGCTCCACTTGAAAAGTTGCGTAAGACAATTCAAAGTATTCCATTTAAATTCAAAGATAAGCAAGTAGAAATCACCATTTCTGCTGGCGCAACCCAGTTGAAAAAAGGTGATACCCCACTGATTGCCTTTGACCGTGCAGACGAAGCACTATACAAAGCCAAGAACGAGGGACGAAATAAAGTTTGCATTAGCAAATAA